The proteins below come from a single Fusibacter sp. A1 genomic window:
- a CDS encoding 5-formyltetrahydrofolate cyclo-ligase has protein sequence MKSNLRKEMIQKRNLLSHEEVVDKSRCICESVIRSEWYKHADTVMLYMDYKNEVRTEYLIEHALVHRKRVVLPVVDFTTHTLTLVEIHSLTSDMRLSSYGILEPIVTEESVRSIDDIDLILSPGVAFDLKGYRLGYGGGFYDKLLETADRSKLRVMALAFDMQVIDQVPVESYDKPIDAIATESNLTFF, from the coding sequence ATGAAATCTAACTTACGAAAAGAGATGATCCAAAAAAGAAACCTCCTGAGCCATGAGGAGGTAGTCGATAAGAGCCGGTGCATCTGCGAGTCGGTGATCCGAAGCGAATGGTATAAGCATGCGGACACGGTCATGCTCTATATGGATTACAAGAATGAGGTGAGAACCGAATACCTCATCGAGCACGCGCTTGTCCACCGAAAACGCGTAGTTCTGCCGGTTGTTGATTTCACTACCCATACCCTCACACTCGTCGAAATCCATTCCTTGACGTCTGACATGCGCCTTAGCAGCTATGGAATCCTAGAGCCCATCGTCACCGAAGAGAGCGTCAGAAGCATCGACGACATCGACCTGATCCTGTCACCTGGAGTCGCATTCGACTTAAAGGGCTACCGACTAGGTTATGGCGGCGGTTTCTACGACAAGCTCCTAGAGACGGCCGATAGGTCCAAGCTAAGAGTCATGGCTCTGGCCTTTGACATGCAGGTCATCGATCAGGTCCCTGTCGAATCCTACGACAAACCCATCGACGCCATCGCCACAGAATCCAACCTAACCTTCTTCTAA
- a CDS encoding HAMP domain-containing sensor histidine kinase: MLKERFKTRIATNLTGYVLGLMVAVLLTLVIMVVSVVNIIDQRIYTHKGYNMDTILKDYIDEGMDVALRNTNGLVEYIEFLNEDKRVKDEAGSPHAFGYQYSQKEYDDLFKNYTEFITYHPFKDKDDLFVVYGPDLIAPPFIIDIIIYHFIVFIAVTAVLMLLLTYYLKLHFVHPILLMKEAVEGISAGTDVSEIPFSSSNELEVLKISIIDMGQTINKQVSQLQEAETERKRMVLSMSHDIRTPLTNIAGYAETLINEHSLSPQMKKNAVNVIHSNAMLANDLVNDLFDFAKYDSEQLAVENRSHDVAGVLRNTLIQYYPDIEGSQKQIEVLLPDDECHAVFDVSLFKRLISNLISNAIRYSSDGGTITVELTELDETVEIMVQDEGPGIPDSIKSDLFKPFVIGDEARSKGAGTGLGLTIVKRLVDRLCGTLTWDETYTSGVRWLISLNKEPIKQESF; encoded by the coding sequence ATGCTTAAAGAACGGTTTAAAACTCGAATTGCAACGAATTTGACAGGATATGTTTTGGGCTTGATGGTGGCAGTACTTTTAACGCTTGTCATCATGGTCGTGTCTGTCGTCAACATCATCGACCAAAGGATCTATACCCATAAGGGCTACAATATGGATACGATACTCAAGGACTACATCGATGAGGGGATGGATGTCGCTCTTCGCAATACGAACGGACTTGTGGAATATATCGAGTTTCTAAACGAGGATAAGAGGGTCAAGGACGAAGCTGGGAGTCCTCATGCGTTCGGATACCAGTATTCTCAAAAGGAATACGATGACTTGTTCAAGAATTATACCGAGTTTATCACCTACCATCCATTCAAGGATAAGGACGACCTGTTCGTGGTTTATGGACCGGACCTGATCGCTCCGCCCTTTATCATCGACATCATCATCTACCATTTCATCGTTTTCATCGCGGTGACAGCGGTACTGATGCTGCTGTTGACGTATTACTTGAAGTTGCATTTCGTCCATCCGATCCTGCTGATGAAAGAAGCGGTAGAAGGGATATCTGCCGGAACAGACGTCTCTGAGATTCCATTCTCATCTTCAAACGAACTTGAAGTTCTGAAGATATCGATCATAGACATGGGGCAAACGATCAATAAGCAGGTCAGTCAGCTGCAAGAAGCCGAGACTGAACGCAAGCGGATGGTGCTGAGCATGTCCCACGACATCAGAACGCCGCTTACGAATATTGCCGGTTATGCAGAAACCCTGATCAACGAACATTCCTTGTCGCCGCAGATGAAGAAGAATGCGGTCAACGTGATTCATAGCAACGCCATGCTTGCGAACGATCTGGTCAACGACCTGTTCGACTTTGCAAAATACGACAGCGAGCAGCTGGCGGTCGAAAACCGATCGCACGATGTTGCCGGTGTCTTGAGAAACACCCTTATCCAGTATTATCCCGATATCGAAGGGAGCCAAAAGCAGATTGAAGTGTTGCTTCCAGACGACGAGTGCCATGCGGTATTCGACGTGTCCCTTTTCAAGCGGCTGATCTCGAATCTTATCTCCAATGCGATCAGGTATTCAAGCGACGGCGGGACCATCACGGTCGAGCTTACTGAGCTCGACGAGACGGTTGAGATCATGGTGCAGGACGAGGGTCCCGGTATTCCAGATAGCATAAAATCGGACTTGTTCAAGCCTTTTGTCATCGGCGACGAAGCCAGATCCAAAGGTGCGGGAACAGGCCTGGGACTCACGATCGTAAAGAGACTTGTTGATAGGCTGTGTGGAACGCTCACATGGGATGAGACATATACAAGTGGGGTCAGATGGCTGATTTCATTAAATAAGGAACCGATAAAACAAGAGTCCTTCTGA
- a CDS encoding response regulator transcription factor yields MSYRILVVEDEKDINELVKMHLEKAGFVIDQAFDGADAVNMSRETEYDMFLLDYMLPYMNGVEILKRIRKHSVAPVLFLTARTEESAKVEAFGHGADDYIEKPFSAVELVYRVKASMRRYTDYQMPKEQVTYQNGCFTLHPESYLLFKEGKEIQLNPKAFKLMEMLMSSPGRIFTKEQIYKQVWDEDYLTDSNTIMVHISQLREKIEENPKKPNYIVTIKGLGYRMEQL; encoded by the coding sequence ATGAGTTATCGAATTTTAGTGGTTGAAGATGAAAAAGACATCAATGAACTTGTGAAAATGCATTTAGAGAAGGCAGGATTTGTCATCGATCAGGCATTTGATGGAGCTGATGCGGTGAACATGAGTCGGGAAACGGAATACGACATGTTCCTATTGGATTACATGCTCCCCTATATGAACGGTGTGGAAATTCTCAAGCGTATTCGAAAACACTCCGTTGCTCCTGTCTTGTTTTTGACGGCCAGGACTGAGGAATCTGCGAAAGTGGAAGCCTTCGGACACGGTGCCGACGACTATATAGAAAAGCCTTTTAGCGCCGTTGAGCTTGTTTACAGGGTGAAGGCGAGCATGAGAAGGTATACAGATTACCAAATGCCCAAAGAGCAAGTAACCTATCAGAACGGTTGCTTCACATTGCATCCTGAGTCCTATCTGCTATTCAAAGAAGGAAAAGAGATACAACTCAATCCAAAAGCCTTTAAACTGATGGAAATGCTGATGTCGTCACCCGGCAGGATCTTTACGAAAGAGCAGATCTACAAGCAGGTGTGGGATGAGGACTATTTGACCGATTCGAACACCATCATGGTTCACATCAGTCAGTTAAGGGAAAAAATAGAAGAGAACCCAAAAAAACCGAATTATATTGTCACGATCAAGGGACTGGGATATAGGATGGAGCAATTATAA
- a CDS encoding murein hydrolase activator EnvC — protein sequence MKKSIIIALVVALLFAGVNSFANSIDDQINKNQQELDDIKKRLNEGVESLDRNEGQQTDIEREVSALEREIRDREAKIVVLESDIVDTKLAIEVKEVELIEAEKEVQFQNDRMEKRLRTMYKSGNFGYLEVMLGAADFTDLLTRVDKIQMLLDYDQETLLALIEAREFVVQRKEELENYRLKLEADKVEVQLEKVKLQASVNVLEEKKVLLQQDHKALSNQLNELNKDADKITSILKDLELRKKYVGGKMMWPLDLSHTSISSPFGERMHPILLTLKLHTGIDVRAPKGAAVYAAQSGQVIYSDWLGSYGMAVMIDHGGGIITLYGHNSALLVSPGTEVKKGDAIAKVGSTGRSTGNHLHFEVRVAGDYVDPYDYVTNPSN from the coding sequence ATGAAAAAGTCGATAATCATAGCGCTGGTCGTCGCACTGCTGTTTGCGGGTGTGAACTCCTTTGCAAACTCGATCGATGATCAGATCAATAAGAACCAGCAGGAGCTCGATGACATTAAAAAGCGACTGAATGAGGGTGTTGAATCGCTCGATAGAAATGAAGGGCAGCAGACTGACATTGAGCGTGAGGTAAGTGCGCTCGAACGTGAAATAAGAGACAGAGAGGCGAAAATCGTCGTTCTCGAATCCGATATCGTCGATACCAAACTGGCGATTGAAGTGAAGGAAGTCGAACTGATCGAAGCCGAAAAAGAAGTGCAGTTTCAGAACGACCGAATGGAAAAACGGTTGAGGACGATGTATAAATCAGGTAACTTCGGTTATTTGGAAGTGATGCTTGGCGCTGCGGACTTTACCGATCTGCTCACTCGCGTCGATAAGATCCAGATGCTTCTCGATTACGACCAGGAAACGCTCCTGGCGCTGATCGAGGCGAGGGAGTTCGTCGTTCAAAGAAAAGAGGAGCTTGAAAACTACCGGCTCAAGCTTGAGGCGGACAAAGTAGAGGTTCAGCTTGAAAAGGTTAAACTGCAGGCGTCCGTGAATGTGCTCGAAGAGAAGAAGGTGCTTCTGCAGCAAGACCATAAGGCCCTGTCAAACCAGCTTAACGAACTGAACAAGGATGCCGACAAGATCACGAGCATTCTTAAGGACCTGGAGCTCAGAAAGAAATACGTCGGCGGAAAGATGATGTGGCCGCTCGACTTGAGCCATACAAGCATCAGTTCGCCATTCGGCGAGCGTATGCATCCGATCTTACTGACGCTTAAGCTGCACACCGGGATCGATGTCAGGGCTCCAAAAGGAGCGGCTGTCTATGCCGCCCAGTCAGGACAGGTCATTTATTCCGACTGGCTCGGAAGTTACGGCATGGCCGTGATGATCGACCATGGCGGCGGAATAATAACCCTATACGGTCACAACAGCGCCTTGCTTGTAAGCCCTGGAACGGAAGTCAAAAAAGGCGATGCTATTGCAAAAGTAGGAAGCACCGGCAGGTCGACGGGAAACCATCTGCACTTTGAAGTCAGGGTGGCAGGGGACTATGTCGATCCTTACGATTATGTGACCAACCCAAGCAATTAG
- the ftsE gene encoding cell division ATP-binding protein FtsE, whose protein sequence is MIRLIDVSKLYPNGVVALNHVSIDIEKGEFVFLVGQSGAGKSTFMKMLLKEEEPSSGKLMLDGEDVTKLHRRRIPFLRRKMGVVFQDFRLLPNKTVYENVAYAMEILGEKPREIRRHVPMILSMVGLSDKAKHYPNQLSGGEQQRVSIARAMINNPPLLIADEPTGNLDPDTSWEIMKLLRQINRRGTTIVMATHDKEIVDTMQKRVITLDKGNLVRDNHKGGYGHEI, encoded by the coding sequence TTGATAAGATTGATAGATGTATCGAAACTATATCCGAACGGCGTGGTGGCTTTGAATCACGTAAGCATAGATATTGAAAAGGGCGAGTTTGTCTTTTTAGTAGGTCAGAGCGGCGCGGGAAAATCCACATTTATGAAAATGCTATTGAAAGAAGAAGAGCCTTCTTCAGGCAAACTGATGCTTGATGGAGAAGATGTGACAAAGCTCCATAGAAGGCGTATCCCGTTTTTAAGAAGAAAGATGGGGGTCGTTTTCCAGGATTTTAGACTGCTTCCCAACAAGACGGTCTATGAAAACGTCGCCTATGCGATGGAGATCCTTGGCGAGAAGCCAAGGGAAATCAGAAGACATGTTCCTATGATCTTAAGTATGGTCGGACTTTCAGATAAGGCGAAGCACTACCCAAATCAGCTCTCAGGTGGAGAACAGCAGCGAGTGTCCATCGCAAGGGCCATGATCAACAACCCGCCTCTTCTGATCGCTGACGAGCCCACAGGAAACCTGGATCCGGATACGTCATGGGAAATCATGAAGCTGCTCAGGCAGATCAATCGCAGAGGGACTACGATTGTCATGGCGACCCACGATAAGGAAATTGTAGATACGATGCAAAAACGAGTGATCACCCTTGATAAAGGCAATCTGGTAAGAGACAACCATAAGGGGGGCTACGGTCATGAAATTTAG
- a CDS encoding S41 family peptidase, with protein sequence MKKSLRVVLLITVIVAAMVTSSVLTLYAQFSMGERKVVLTSELEELKAVQDRYAKAEQLKAYIESNYYLSTQDIDFEEGVIDGIFSALDDPYSVYFTVDEFKAFNESTSGSYGGIGIVVEPGKDNYITVVSPIEDTPGEAAGLITGDKILKVDGVEVFAETMDAAIKRMKGVPGTDVILTIYREGTETFDVPITRAQIVIKSVKSRMLDTEDPIGYLRITSFDEKVFTEFVNHYKALESQNIRGLVIDLRNNPGGSLSEVIKIADYILGEQVIVSTKDNKGQEDSFESDSGKIDLPITVLVNGGSASASEILTGAIKDSESGTVIGTQTFGKGLVQTVRPLRDGDGIKLTIAQYFTPNGDYIHGTGIEPNIILEQAEDYDAKDDETDVQLQEAIRILLDQI encoded by the coding sequence TTGAAGAAGAGTCTAAGAGTTGTATTACTGATCACGGTGATCGTGGCCGCAATGGTCACATCAAGCGTGTTGACACTTTATGCCCAGTTCAGCATGGGTGAGCGAAAAGTCGTTCTGACCAGCGAACTTGAAGAACTCAAGGCGGTCCAGGACAGGTATGCGAAAGCCGAACAGCTAAAGGCTTATATCGAGAGCAACTACTATCTGAGTACGCAGGATATCGATTTTGAAGAAGGCGTGATCGACGGAATCTTCAGCGCCCTCGATGATCCGTATTCAGTTTATTTCACGGTCGACGAGTTTAAGGCCTTCAATGAATCCACCTCTGGAAGCTACGGTGGAATAGGAATCGTCGTTGAACCTGGAAAAGACAATTACATCACTGTCGTATCCCCTATAGAGGATACGCCGGGTGAAGCGGCGGGTCTGATCACCGGAGATAAGATCTTGAAGGTGGACGGAGTGGAAGTTTTCGCCGAGACCATGGATGCCGCTATCAAGAGAATGAAGGGCGTGCCTGGGACAGATGTCATATTGACCATCTACCGTGAAGGCACAGAAACTTTCGATGTGCCGATCACTAGAGCGCAGATTGTCATCAAATCAGTGAAGTCAAGAATGCTCGATACAGAAGATCCTATCGGCTACCTAAGAATCACTTCTTTTGACGAAAAGGTCTTCACAGAATTTGTGAATCATTATAAAGCCTTGGAATCACAAAACATCAGAGGACTTGTGATCGACCTCAGAAACAATCCTGGTGGAAGCTTGTCCGAAGTCATAAAGATTGCGGACTATATCTTAGGTGAACAGGTGATCGTATCGACCAAAGACAACAAGGGACAGGAAGACTCGTTCGAATCTGACAGCGGCAAGATCGATCTGCCGATCACGGTACTCGTCAACGGCGGAAGCGCGTCAGCATCTGAGATATTGACTGGAGCGATCAAGGATTCTGAGTCTGGAACCGTGATCGGAACCCAGACATTCGGAAAAGGACTGGTGCAGACGGTCAGACCACTTAGGGACGGCGACGGCATCAAGCTTACCATAGCGCAGTACTTCACGCCCAACGGCGACTATATCCACGGCACAGGAATTGAGCCGAATATCATCCTTGAACAGGCTGAAGATTACGATGCCAAAGACGATGAGACGGATGTGCAACTGCAAGAAGCGATTCGCATTCTCTTGGATCAAATATAA
- the ftsX gene encoding permease-like cell division protein FtsX, producing the protein MKFRSISFSFREAFKNLWRNRLMSVASISSVMATLLILGLIFILIININSFVEGAQDQFDEITVYLKDELSDNDIKKTGQDLSSIIGVKEVSYKSKEEALNQWREEWGDQGYLLDGLNNNPLPNGYVVTLKDIEYTDSVVEIIMDFDGVEEVKFYKDIIDKVLSVSEFIRNIGFGLILALLAISTFIITNTIKLAVNARKREINIMKYVGATNWFIRWPFLLEGTILGLIGAAISGGIIFIIYSYMYNYFTTEFYTLIASHFVPAEAVLEDLFVIFAVLGMGIGALGSMNAMRKHLNV; encoded by the coding sequence ATGAAATTTAGGAGCATCAGCTTTAGTTTTAGAGAAGCCTTTAAAAACCTGTGGAGAAACCGTTTGATGAGCGTCGCTTCCATTTCTTCTGTGATGGCGACCCTTTTGATTCTGGGACTGATCTTTATCCTGATCATCAACATCAACAGCTTTGTAGAGGGCGCGCAGGATCAGTTTGACGAGATAACCGTCTATCTGAAGGATGAACTGAGCGACAACGACATAAAAAAAACAGGTCAGGACCTGTCAAGCATCATTGGCGTGAAAGAGGTTTCCTATAAGTCCAAAGAAGAAGCCCTGAACCAGTGGCGTGAGGAGTGGGGCGACCAGGGATACCTTTTGGACGGACTTAACAACAATCCGCTGCCAAACGGCTATGTCGTGACACTTAAGGATATCGAGTATACGGACTCTGTGGTGGAGATCATCATGGATTTCGATGGAGTGGAAGAAGTCAAGTTCTACAAGGACATCATCGACAAGGTGCTTAGCGTATCGGAATTTATCAGGAATATCGGATTCGGGCTGATACTCGCACTACTTGCGATTTCGACCTTCATCATCACCAATACGATCAAGCTCGCGGTAAACGCGAGAAAGCGTGAAATCAACATCATGAAGTACGTGGGAGCTACCAACTGGTTCATCAGATGGCCCTTCCTGCTTGAAGGAACGATACTCGGCCTGATAGGCGCTGCGATTTCGGGCGGCATCATCTTCATCATCTACAGTTATATGTACAATTATTTCACCACCGAGTTCTATACGCTGATCGCATCGCATTTTGTTCCTGCGGAAGCGGTTCTTGAGGACTTGTTCGTGATCTTTGCGGTCCTTGGTATGGGGATCGGAGCGCTCGGATCGATGAACGCCATGCGTAAACATCTGAATGTGTAG
- the metH gene encoding methionine synthase, translating to MKRFLELFKEKIVVLDGAMGTMIQQYNLQEEDYRKVAYEDHEVPLKGNHDVLVKTRPDVIEAIHRAYYKAGADIVETNTFNANRISQADYHLEHDVYEINVQAVRVARKAAESIDTDRPLFVAGAIGPTNKTLSISPKVEDPGFRSIDFDEMVSAYEEQALALIDGGVDAFLIETVFDSLNARAALVAIENALSAKKLDLPVLLSGTLTDKSGRSLTGQTMEAFFKSLDHPRVVALGLNCSFGAKELVPYIKELARTTEKYISVYPNAGLPNQFGAYDELPETTVEFLKELVGEQALNMVGGCCGTTPSHIEAIADLVRDERPRVPEKLDEPLILAGLETVVVDPSRNYVNVGERTNVAGSKKFARLIREKKYTEALDVAREQVENGAQVIDINFDDAMLDAKEEMVHFLRLITSEPEIAKVPVMIDSSKWEVLEAGLKAIQGRSIVNSISLKNGEAEFIAQASIIRQFNAAVVVMAFDEKGQADSYKRKIEVCARAYEILTEKVGFDPKAIIFDPNILAIATGIEEHDNYAVDYIEATRWIKENLYGAKVSGGVSNLSFSFRGLNHVREAMHAVFLYHAVNAGMDMGIVNPGMLEPYDEIEKNLIEMVEDVVLNRSKGAFEKLLEWAQNHKEDAKSGDESARLGWREETVEERLKHSLIKGVTQYLDEDLHELLAAVDSPLDIIEGPLMSGMRVVGERFGEGKMFLPQVVKTARVMKQAVSILQPYIEESQQSEGARKAGKVLLATVKGDVHDIGKNIVGVILACNNFEVIDLGIMVSAEAIVEAALEHKVDIIGLSGLITPSLDEMRHIISEVRRHNMDLPIIIGGATTSKVHTAVRLEPEYPKYVYHATDASKTVAYAKELISDRRDLFAQELHLQYETLRQTYSEIKRPLASYEKTLEDAFLMDYEGFIPPVPKVSEVSAVSYSIKELRETIDWTFFFTSWGMRKKYPDILTDDHYGHEAMKLFTDANNMLDEFENDERLVTRGVFSIAPCSSSEGKLIIKDASGEQITQFNIFRQQEVGSEHKSLTDYIAPESSGIVDYVGMFAVTAGYGFDEVYRECKSVGDEYRAIMTKMLADRIAESFAERLHLDIRKKHWGFAVDEALSAEDLFRGKYRSIRPAIGYPSLPDHSEKEQLFELLDVKRHTGMTLTSSYMMQPVASVCGLIFAHPQANYFNISKLGQDQVQAYAHRKEVSLEMMKRLLGGFF from the coding sequence ATGAAGCGTTTCTTAGAGTTGTTCAAAGAAAAGATTGTCGTGCTAGATGGTGCGATGGGTACGATGATTCAGCAGTACAATTTACAGGAAGAAGATTATCGAAAAGTAGCATATGAGGACCATGAAGTGCCACTCAAAGGAAACCACGACGTCCTTGTAAAAACCAGACCCGATGTGATAGAAGCGATCCACAGAGCCTATTACAAGGCAGGCGCCGACATCGTGGAGACCAACACCTTCAATGCGAATCGGATCTCGCAGGCGGATTATCATCTGGAGCACGATGTCTATGAGATCAACGTTCAGGCTGTGAGAGTCGCCAGAAAGGCCGCTGAATCCATCGATACGGACAGGCCTCTGTTTGTTGCAGGAGCCATTGGGCCGACAAATAAGACGCTTTCGATCTCGCCCAAAGTGGAGGATCCCGGATTCAGGTCCATAGATTTTGATGAGATGGTCAGCGCATATGAAGAGCAGGCATTGGCCCTTATCGACGGAGGTGTGGACGCATTTTTGATAGAAACCGTCTTCGACTCCCTGAACGCGCGTGCGGCACTGGTAGCGATAGAGAACGCTTTGTCTGCAAAAAAACTGGATCTACCAGTCCTCTTGTCGGGCACCTTGACGGACAAGAGCGGCAGGAGCCTGACCGGTCAGACCATGGAGGCATTTTTCAAATCACTGGATCATCCCAGAGTCGTCGCTTTAGGACTAAACTGCTCTTTTGGAGCCAAGGAACTGGTCCCATATATCAAGGAACTTGCCCGAACCACTGAAAAGTACATCAGTGTCTATCCAAACGCCGGACTTCCGAATCAGTTCGGTGCCTATGACGAGCTTCCAGAAACCACGGTAGAGTTTTTAAAGGAGCTGGTCGGCGAGCAGGCGCTGAACATGGTAGGGGGATGCTGTGGCACGACACCTAGCCATATCGAGGCGATCGCGGACCTTGTCAGAGACGAGCGTCCAAGAGTGCCTGAAAAGCTGGATGAGCCGCTGATCCTAGCCGGTCTTGAGACGGTAGTCGTGGATCCCAGCAGAAATTATGTGAACGTGGGTGAAAGAACCAATGTCGCAGGATCAAAAAAATTCGCCAGACTGATCCGCGAAAAGAAATATACGGAGGCACTGGATGTCGCAAGGGAGCAAGTGGAGAACGGGGCTCAGGTCATCGACATCAACTTTGACGATGCGATGCTGGACGCCAAGGAAGAAATGGTCCATTTCTTAAGGCTTATCACGAGTGAGCCTGAAATAGCCAAAGTACCTGTGATGATAGACTCTTCGAAATGGGAAGTGCTTGAAGCAGGGCTTAAGGCGATACAGGGAAGGTCGATTGTGAATTCGATCAGTCTAAAAAACGGTGAGGCCGAGTTTATCGCTCAGGCGAGCATAATCAGGCAGTTCAATGCAGCTGTTGTCGTGATGGCATTTGATGAAAAAGGCCAAGCGGACTCCTATAAGAGAAAAATTGAGGTATGCGCCAGAGCCTATGAGATACTGACTGAAAAAGTTGGATTTGATCCAAAGGCGATCATCTTCGACCCCAATATCCTCGCCATAGCCACAGGCATCGAAGAACATGACAATTATGCGGTGGACTATATCGAAGCGACAAGATGGATCAAGGAGAATCTTTATGGAGCCAAGGTGAGCGGAGGGGTCAGCAACCTGTCCTTCTCGTTCAGGGGACTAAACCATGTCAGGGAAGCCATGCACGCTGTCTTTCTCTATCATGCGGTGAATGCCGGAATGGATATGGGAATTGTGAATCCTGGGATGCTCGAGCCCTATGACGAGATTGAAAAGAATCTTATCGAGATGGTCGAGGATGTGGTGCTCAATCGGAGCAAGGGAGCATTTGAAAAACTGCTTGAGTGGGCTCAAAACCATAAGGAAGACGCTAAATCGGGTGATGAGTCGGCAAGATTAGGCTGGCGGGAAGAAACCGTTGAAGAGCGGCTGAAGCATAGCCTGATCAAGGGTGTCACTCAATATTTGGACGAGGACCTACACGAACTCCTGGCGGCGGTGGATTCTCCGCTTGATATCATCGAGGGTCCGCTCATGTCTGGAATGCGTGTGGTCGGTGAGCGCTTCGGAGAAGGTAAAATGTTTCTCCCGCAAGTGGTGAAGACGGCGCGTGTCATGAAGCAAGCCGTATCCATCCTACAGCCCTACATCGAGGAAAGTCAGCAAAGCGAAGGGGCGCGTAAAGCCGGTAAGGTCTTGCTTGCGACGGTCAAGGGCGACGTGCACGACATCGGAAAGAATATCGTAGGTGTCATACTGGCATGCAACAATTTTGAGGTGATCGATCTTGGCATCATGGTTTCGGCAGAAGCGATCGTCGAAGCGGCATTGGAGCATAAGGTCGATATCATCGGACTTAGCGGACTGATCACTCCAAGCCTTGATGAAATGCGCCATATCATCTCGGAAGTCAGAAGGCACAACATGGACCTACCGATCATTATCGGTGGCGCCACGACATCAAAAGTTCATACTGCGGTGAGACTCGAACCGGAGTATCCCAAATACGTGTACCATGCGACAGACGCCTCCAAAACGGTGGCATATGCAAAAGAACTGATCAGCGATCGGCGTGATCTTTTCGCACAGGAACTTCATCTGCAGTACGAGACCCTAAGACAGACCTATTCGGAGATCAAGCGTCCCCTAGCGTCGTATGAGAAGACCCTTGAAGATGCGTTTCTGATGGATTATGAGGGATTCATACCACCGGTACCCAAAGTAAGTGAAGTGAGTGCGGTGAGCTATTCCATCAAAGAGCTTCGTGAAACCATCGACTGGACCTTCTTTTTCACCTCTTGGGGTATGCGCAAGAAGTATCCGGACATCTTAACAGACGACCATTATGGGCATGAAGCGATGAAGCTGTTCACAGATGCCAACAACATGCTCGATGAGTTCGAAAACGACGAGCGGCTGGTAACAAGAGGAGTGTTCAGCATCGCTCCTTGTAGCAGTAGTGAAGGAAAACTCATCATAAAGGATGCCAGTGGAGAACAGATCACCCAGTTCAATATCTTCAGGCAGCAGGAAGTCGGTTCTGAGCATAAGTCGCTTACGGATTATATCGCTCCCGAGAGTTCTGGAATCGTGGATTATGTCGGGATGTTCGCTGTGACCGCAGGCTACGGATTTGACGAGGTCTATCGGGAATGCAAGTCCGTAGGGGACGAATACAGGGCGATCATGACCAAGATGCTCGCTGACAGGATCGCGGAGAGTTTTGCTGAACGTCTACACCTTGATATCAGAAAAAAACATTGGGGCTTTGCAGTGGATGAAGCACTATCTGCAGAAGACCTCTTTAGGGGCAAGTACAGAAGTATCAGACCTGCGATAGGTTACCCATCGCTTCCGGACCATTCGGAGAAGGAGCAACTGTTCGAACTACTCGATGTGAAGAGACATACTGGTATGACACTGACCAGCTCATATATGATGCAGCCTGTGGCAAGCGTATGCGGTCTGATCTTCGCACATCCTCAGGCCAACTACTTTAACATCAGCAAGCTCGGCCAGGATCAGGTGCAGGCTTATGCGCATAGAAAAGAGGTTAGCCTGGAAATGATGAAGAGGTTGCTTGGGGGGTTTTTTTGA